aatggataaaaaattccatttacatAGTAGAAAAACCCATAATAAATTTGGAGCTGTACCTAATAAAATGTATGTCTTTTAAGGAAATATTATGAGCTTTTATTGAATTCcataaacaatgaacaaaatttaaataatagaagATATATACCTTTTAAATTGTTTGGAAGATTCAATATCATACATAAATCAATTCTCCACAAATTAACTTGCAGTTCAGTGCAATTCCAATCAAACTctccaacagttttttttttcccctagaacttGGCAAACTTGCCCTAAAATCTATGTGGAAAGAGGGTAAAGATTAGTCAAGATTCTctacagaagaaaaacaatatgaGATTAGCTCTATAAGATATTAATAATTGTTATTCACTTATATTACAAAAGTGTGATATTAGTACAAGGACAGACAAGTGTACCAATAGAACAAAATTGAAATTCCAGAAACAAACTCATACATAAATGAGGACTTGGTTTATGACAGAGGAGACATTACAAACCAATAGAATAGTCCTGGGAAAATTGGCTATgtagatggtaaaaaaaattccTACCCTATACTatacagacagagaaggcaatgacaccctactccagtactcttgcctggaaaatcccatggacagaggagcctggtaggctgcagtccatggggtcgctaagagttggacacgactgagcgacttcactttcacttttcactttcatgcattggaaaaggaaatggcaacccactccagtgttcttgcctggagaatcccagagactggggagcctggtgagctgccgtctctggggtcacacagagtcggacacgactgaagcgacttagcagtagcagcagcagcagcagcatactatacAGAAATgtaaactcaagatggattaaagatataaatgttaaAAGCAAGAATTATTTGATcttgaaaaagacaaagaatacCTTAATGGTCTCAAAGTAGGGAAAGGtttcttaaaaacacaaaatggaaaCTATACAAGATAGATACATTTGCCTTCATTAAAAGTAAAGACTAGTTGATGAGGTATATatcacaaagaaaattttaaataatgagccACAGGTTGGTGGGAGCTATTTTTAGCTCTTATAAATAAGGAAGGATTAACATCTAGAAGGAGAGGGGGCATTAATatctagaggagaaggggacgccagatgatgagatggttggatggcatcaccaactcgatggacatgagtttgagtaagctcctgatGGACAggatgatggacaggaaaccctggcgtgctgcagtccatggggtcgcaatgagttcgacacgactgagcaactgaatagaaTATCTAGAATCTGTACTCTAAAAATCATTATAAGACAGATATTCATTAGAAAAACATACAAAGGATATGACCAGGCATTTTACAGAGGGATAACCTGATTCAACTGTGGTAGTGGTGgtcgtttagttgctcagtcgtgtctgacttttgcaaccccatggactgtagcacctctggctcctctgtccatgtgatttccaagCCAAGAATACCGCAGTGGCGCTCACCTTGCCACCCAGCAATCTGGGCCTGTGCGAGGAGCCTGCCAGGACAAGTTATACGTGCCCAGGCCATAAGTCCTGACACTACTTTGCCGCTGGCGCAGCTTCCACAGCTTCCACTTCCAGGCGTCAAGGCCACCATCTTGCTTTTATGGAAGCAACAGGAGTCCAGACGGAAAGTTCTGAGCTGGGAGTCTTGGTGAGTGAAGCTGCAGTCATGCCGTCTTTGTCACTGCGCCTCACTGTGGTATGCTCGAACAACCAGAACCGGAGCATGGAGGTGCACGACATCCTTAGCAAATGAGGATTCAGTGTCCGGTCCTGAAGAACAGGAACAAACGTGAAGCTTCCAGGACCAGCACGCGACAGGCCAAACGTTTATGATTTCAGAACCACGTGTGACGAGATGTACAAAGACCTTCTTAGGAAAGACAAAGAACTCTATATGCAGAATGGCGTTTTATGGATGCTGGAAAGAAATAAGAGTATCAAGCCCAGGCCAGAGAGGTTCCAGGACTGCAAAGATCCTTTTGACCTCATCCTCTCCTGTGAAGAGCGAGTGTATGACCAGGTAGTGGAAGATATGAATTCCGGGGAGCAGGAGACCTGCCAGCCTGTGCATGTGATCAACGTGGACACCCACAAAGAGGCTACGCTGGGAGCATTCCTCATCTGCGACCTGTGCCAGTGCGTCCAGTTCATGGGGGACATGGAGGATGGGATCAGCAAGCTGCTGCAGGTGTTCCAGGAAAAGAGCGGCAGGAGCTTCCTGCACACCGTCTGCTTCTACTGAGCCCAGCCTGATGCCCGGCCCACCGCCCACATGAAGCCATTTTCTTCAGTTTCATTTTGGTAGTACTTTTTCCTTCCTGATACTTGTTTTTACCTTTAGGTATTCTGCTGGTGGACATTAGCAATACCCAGTAAATGGTGCTGTATGCAGTGAGAAGATACAGAAATGCCATATCACAAAACAAACGTTTTTCCCATCCCACTTTCCCTTATGAGTAGAATCTtgactgtggttttttttttttttttctttaaccaaaaaagataaaatggttgATAGCACATTTCCCCCAAGACATCTGCCTCTCACTGAACGTCCCTTTTCCAGCTTCCCTAACTGCTTATAATGTAAGAATTCCTGAATAAAGCAACAGGATCCACTTTTGTAAAGGATCCTGCCATTGGCCAATAAATAGATGTGGATGGTCATTAGTAATAATATTACCAAaaggaatactggcgtgggttgtcattttcttctccaagggatcttcttgacccaggtatcaaacctggatctcctacattgcaggtggattccttaccggcTGATCCACAAATGAGAAAAGGTTCTCAACCTCTCAAGTAATGAGGAAAAGGTAAGTTAAACTCAACATAACTTTCACAAGGGTCAAATTAGCAAACATAAAAGACATTGACCCTTGTCTTTCACAAGGGAGGGTCAaattagcaaaaattaaaaagcatgatCATGCCAAGTGGTCATTCCACAGAAAGATGCAGGGAACTTGAAGTTCTGGTGGGAATATAATTGTATACAGCTCCTTTGGAGAGCACTAGCAATATCTAGCAAAGGCGTGCATGCCTTATTATGGTCCCAAAGTCCCTCTTCTAGATGTTTACCAGGGAGAAATCCTTGCATGTGTGAGAAGACATAAACCAGAATGTGTATTGCTCTATCAAAAGTGAATGGCCAGATATGAGAATTAATTAGTATTATCAATGGCACTTTGAATGATTGAATGGTATTCACCCATTCATCAATAAAGATGAATCTGGAAAGTAGTGTTGCATGTACAAAGTGATCTGGAAAAGGACGTGTGCTACATTTGTGCAAAAGAATAGGGAAATAGACATTGCCATGCCAAGGGGTTTCCTGGGGCCTTTGGGTAGTGGGCCACACATAGTTCAGAAGATTCCCCTGAGGAGATGGTTGGAAAAGTTAagtcctatctcctggagtctgatCAATCTGAAGTGGACCAGGCAGACCCTCCTGGAcagtttcacttaaaatattctaAGTTATTGTTCTTACCTTGAAGAAATCTTTCTTTGTCTTATAGAAAAGCCTGGTGTCATACCATCCATTATGGTGGCAGTGACTCAGGTATGCAGTGTGGTGGCTCTCTGCTGGGGAGAGTAGAAGGGTCAGGTGACTCAGGATTGTAGATGAAGAGGCTGAGTTTATCGCTGAAACaaattgtgtatttttcttccctctctttatatatcactgaaaactgaaagggttcagtgtttatttttttaatcacctaaCTTTGGGTTGGTTCTTGTGCAAGAATAAAAAGTCTTTCCTTAAATATTCAGTAGAATTTTCAGACCTTGGCTCTATTAATAATGAAAGTGATGCTTAGATGCTTAAAATACTTTCTCCCCTCctcatttccctttctttcccctaTCTTAGAACATAAAAGATGAAGGCAGTTCTGAGGAGTAACTTTTCAGTTGATTAATCCTCTTGAACTCAGTATAGCTTTCAAAGGGAGAAAGGGCCACCAGCATAGATCAAATCAGGATCTCATCTCATGTGTCTACCCAGGCTCCCGTTGCCATATTTTAGGTGGTAGGATTCATGGGTCCTGGTGTTTGATCTAAAATCCTCTCTGCATGTATGATAGGATGTGACTGAATTGTGTGTTTATTTGAATCTTTTCTGTCCATTCTGGGAACCTACAATTACATACATTTGTTAAGATACAGCATTGTGCTAATTATAGAAACTATTGTGATATCATTATTGATGAATAGacttttttcatcttattttggtATACTTTGCACATTATATGAATGTGTATGTacactctttattttttaatataaatttatttattttaattggaggctaattactttacaatattgtattggttttgccatacatcaacatgaatctgccacaggtgtacacatgttcctcatcctgaatccccctcccacctccctcctcataccatccctctgggttatccaagtgcaccagccctgagcatcctgtatcatgccttgaacctggactggtgattcatttcacatatgatattatacatgtttcaatgccattctcccaaatcatcccaccctcgccctctcccacagagtccaaaagactgttctatacatctgtgtctcttttgctgtctcgcatatagggttatcgttaccatctttctaaattccatatatatgtgttagtatactgtattgatgtttttctttctggcttacttcactctgtataatagcttccagtttcatccatctcattagaactgattcaaatgtattctttttaatggctgagtaatactccattatgtatatgtaccatggctatcttatccattcgtctcctgatggacatctaggttgcttccatgtcctggctattgtaaacagtgctgcgatgaacactggggtacatttgtttctttcaattctggtttccttggtggaaGGAGTTCTattggcagttctatttccagttttttaaggaatctccacactgttcttcatagtggctgtactggtttgcattccaaccaacagtgtaagagagttcccttttctccacaccctctccagcatttgttgcttgtagacttttggatcgcagccattctgactggcgtgaaatggtacctcattgtggttttgatttgcatttctctgataatgagtgatgttgagcatcttttcatgtgtttgttagccatctgtatgtcatctttggagaaatgtctgtttagatctttggcccattttttgattgggtcatttatttttctgcagttgagctgcaggaattgcttatatatttttgagattaattctttttcagttgcttcatttactattattttctcccattctgaaggctgtcttttcaccttgctcatagtttcctttgttgtgcagaagcttttaagtttaattaggtcccatttgtttatttttgcttttatttccaatattctgggaggtgggtcatagaggatcctgctgtgatttatgtcagagagtgttttgcctgtgttctcctctagaagttttatagtttagatctttaatcaattttgagtttattttgtgtatggtgttagaaagtgtcctagtttcattcttttacaagtagttgaccagttttcccaacacgacttgttaaagagattgtcttttctccattgtatatatttgcctcctttgtcaaagataaggtgtccataggtgggtggatttatctctgggctttctgtttcttccattgatctatatttctgtctttgtgccagtaccatactgtgttgataagactgtggctttgtagtagagcctgaagtcaggaaggttgatgcctccagttccattcttctttctcaagattgctttggctattcgaggttttttgtatttccatacaaattgtaaaattatttgttctagctctgtgaataataccgttggtagcttgatagggattgcactgaatctgtacattgctttgggtagtatactaattttcactatattgattcttctggtccatgaacatggtatatttctccatctattagtgtcctctttcatttctttcaccagtgttttatagttttctatatataggtcttttgtttctttaggtagatatattcctaagtattttattttttccgttACAAtgctgaatggaattgtttccttaatttctctttctgttttgtcattgttagtgtataggaatgcaagggatttctgtttgttgattttatatcctgcaactttattcattgattagctctagtaattttataggggagtctttagggttttctgtatagaggatcatgtcatctgcaaacagtgagagttttacttcttattttccaatttggattctttttatttctttttctgctctgattgctgtggccaaaactttcaaaaccatgttaaatagtagtggtgaaagtgggcacccttgccttgttcctgactttaggggaaatgctttcagtttttcaccattgaggataatgtttgctgtgggtttgtcatatatagcttttattatgttgaggtatgttccttctattcctgctttttggagggtttttatcataaatggatgttgaattttgtcaaaggctttctctgcatctattgagatattcacatggcttttatttttcaatttgttactgtggtgtattacattgattgatttgtggatattgaagaatccttgcatccctgggataaagcccacttgatcatgatgtatgatctttttaatgtgttgttggattctgattgataGAAagttgttaaggatttttgcatctatgttcatcagtgatattggcctgtagttttctttttttgcggcgtctttgtcaggttttggtattagggtgatggtggcctcatagaatgagtttggaagtttaccttcctctgcaattttctggaagattttgagtacgataggtgttagctcttctctaaaattttggtagaatttagctgtgaagctgtcttgtcctgggcttttgtttgctggaagatttcttgATTACTGTTTCagtttccgtgcttgtgatgggtctgttaagattttctatttcttcctggttcaattttggaaagttgtacttttctaagaatttgtccatttcttccaagttgtccattttatttgcattaataagtaataaataatttgcttaatatgtgttttggggtgttttgacttgggtttatcctgtttgggactctctgggtttcttggacttggatgattatttccttccccattttggggaag
The nucleotide sequence above comes from Bos javanicus breed banteng chromosome X, ARS-OSU_banteng_1.0, whole genome shotgun sequence. Encoded proteins:
- the LOC133243224 gene encoding LOW QUALITY PROTEIN: RNA polymerase II subunit A C-terminal domain phosphatase SSU72-like (The sequence of the model RefSeq protein was modified relative to this genomic sequence to represent the inferred CDS: substituted 2 bases at 2 genomic stop codons); translation: MPSLSLRLTVVCSNNQNRSMEVHDILSKXGFSVRSXRTGTNVKLPGPARDRPNVYDFRTTCDEMYKDLLRKDKELYMQNGVLWMLERNKSIKPRPERFQDCKDPFDLILSCEERVYDQVVEDMNSGEQETCQPVHVINVDTHKEATLGAFLICDLCQCVQFMGDMEDGISKLLQVFQEKSGRSFLHTVCFY